The Bacteroidia bacterium genome has a segment encoding these proteins:
- a CDS encoding T9SS type A sorting domain-containing protein, whose translation MQILQLNKITQYSKRSLIIALLMANSLNVFSQGDTPCAATNLIVNSNCSYTLGTTVGKAYQANANNGGTPTCASPGAPDVWYQFVAPVSGSVTITTDVAGITDGGMSLYNGPCGSPTQIVCDDDGGPGLMPMITQTGLTPGVSYWIRFWAYGGTNTGTFNICITQGPTPATNNECAVATTLTVNPDYLCGIVTSGTVLGATASANAIAPCGGTANDDVWYSFVATSTSHRVSLTNVLGSTTDMYHAIYSGSCGVLVNISCNDGDQSDLTGLTIGATYYLRVYTSTATIGQTSTFNVCVGTAPPPPTCPGGLGTGVTNIAALPYNSGAQTTCGAINDLTSSNIATICGSSSYYGGEDVVYVFTPATTGSITINVASSGTYMGAMLYDGCPFSSGTCSWSAQSSAGNQDGCVSVVAGHTYYLIIDSWASPNCNPYTLNISAISVGGIVNDNCSGATPLPVNATCIYTNSTNTCASATIGIPAPGCGNYVGGDVWFSAVVPASGNMQFDGQAGTMADGAMALYTGTCTSLALVTCDDNSSSNFGMPNITRTGLLPGSTVYIRFWEYGNDALGTFGICAHTYVPPIPNNQDCLGAIPITQNTYSCTYSYSGTGNILGEINPVLSCLGAGEKNDVWYTFTVQTSGNLNFTINPNNNTNDYDWAVFNLTYNNCQDIKTNASLAASCSFIGSTTVYNNASCTTTIPSEQGNTGPNGYFLGCNTLNEPVIPVIAGETYVINVSQYSASVDGYTIDFGASTALLFDTIPSPFSSINTPIPCGATSINVSFSKNIKCNTVSIDDFSLIGPDTNYTITSISSANCVSGATYDSIFTITISPPISANGIFTLSLLPVIVAGSISDTAGNILPPDSYYFTINNLTSTTSQSNVLCYGASTGQASVYGSGGTSFYSYLWSTGATTQTISGLAAGIYAVTTSDIGGCPFISTVTITQPSVLGNTFTSTNPTCYGFCDGVLSTSITGGTLPYSYQWNDPILQTTQTAIALCTGSYSVTISDANNCTLVATNLIGQSPQITTSAITGDSHCNQSDGAITLTVTNGVAPFTFIWSNAANTQNLAGVPAGSYSVTITDVNGCTGTGTYSINNLSGPVASITPSTNILCFGQCIGEAIAGESGGTAPFTYLWDNSQTSQTGTSLCAGMHSATVTDAHGCAAIAYISLTQPPLLTTEINNSTNVSCLNGNNGYAQINVTGGSPGYSLIWSNSEVTESISNLIADVYFVTVTDINGCTSSSQVTITEPPALSVSLSEINETCFNYCDGQIFSTATGGTIPYTYTWSNNQNTANIDHLCAGAYILTVVDINGCSNTASIVITSNPLPILIITNPSEVCSPNVIDISSSTITTGSSMGTLSYWQDPSASISLIPTFYTAIDTSGTYYIKLDSAGCYVIEPITINIREDCVWPGDADNDKSVSNFDLLPIGLYYGQTGFARSIQSNTWQSFLSDNWGTIQQNGFDIKHIDCNGDGSINNSDTLAINLNFSFSHSKANKNLSYKTYPDLYFVTTNNTYFPGDWVNLDIMAGNSSNPVNNLYGIAFNINFDTSLIQPGTGCVNYPNSWFATPGTNSIKFSSINESSNTVYAAETRINHISIDGYGLIATFRFKLKSTISSSTIMNFYFSDYLSYNSSGDSLYFNLLSDTIQISTTQIIVDENTESDQLLIYPNPNNGKFTIEFTNPETKSNRVTITDFTGKIIYETTLKTEKIIFQEFELASGVYFVKVTGNKVYNKKLIIK comes from the coding sequence ATGCAGATATTACAATTAAATAAAATAACACAATACAGTAAGAGAAGTTTAATTATTGCTTTATTAATGGCAAATTCCTTAAACGTTTTTTCTCAAGGAGATACACCCTGTGCTGCCACTAATCTTATAGTAAATAGTAATTGCTCCTATACACTTGGAACAACTGTTGGTAAAGCATACCAGGCAAATGCTAATAATGGTGGTACACCAACATGTGCTTCGCCTGGAGCTCCAGATGTGTGGTATCAGTTTGTTGCTCCGGTAAGTGGAAGTGTAACAATAACAACTGATGTTGCAGGTATTACAGATGGTGGAATGTCTTTGTATAATGGACCTTGTGGATCTCCAACTCAAATAGTTTGTGACGATGATGGTGGTCCTGGATTAATGCCAATGATAACTCAAACCGGACTTACACCTGGAGTTTCTTATTGGATTCGTTTCTGGGCATATGGTGGTACAAATACAGGGACATTTAATATTTGCATAACACAAGGTCCAACTCCTGCTACAAATAATGAATGTGCAGTTGCAACAACGCTTACAGTAAATCCTGATTACTTGTGTGGAATTGTAACATCTGGTACTGTTTTAGGTGCTACTGCATCTGCAAATGCAATTGCTCCTTGTGGAGGAACTGCAAATGATGATGTTTGGTATTCGTTTGTTGCTACTAGTACAAGTCATAGGGTGTCTCTAACTAATGTTTTAGGATCTACTACAGACATGTATCATGCAATATATAGTGGTTCTTGTGGAGTGCTAGTTAATATTTCGTGTAATGATGGTGATCAAAGTGACTTGACAGGATTGACAATAGGTGCGACATATTACCTAAGAGTCTATACTTCTACTGCTACTATAGGACAAACAAGTACTTTTAATGTTTGCGTTGGTACAGCTCCACCTCCTCCAACGTGTCCTGGTGGTTTAGGAACTGGTGTTACAAATATTGCAGCATTGCCTTATAATTCTGGCGCACAAACAACTTGTGGTGCAATTAATGATTTAACAAGCTCTAATATTGCTACAATTTGTGGAAGTTCTTCATATTATGGAGGGGAAGATGTTGTGTACGTTTTTACTCCAGCAACAACGGGAAGCATAACGATTAATGTTGCTTCATCTGGAACTTATATGGGTGCGATGTTATATGATGGTTGTCCATTTTCTAGTGGAACTTGTAGCTGGTCAGCACAAAGTTCTGCAGGTAATCAAGATGGTTGTGTTAGTGTTGTTGCTGGTCATACTTATTATTTAATTATTGATTCCTGGGCATCACCTAATTGTAATCCTTATACTTTAAATATTTCTGCAATATCTGTTGGTGGTATAGTAAACGATAATTGTTCTGGGGCTACACCCCTTCCTGTTAATGCTACATGTATCTATACAAATTCAACTAATACTTGTGCTTCAGCGACAATTGGTATTCCGGCACCTGGTTGTGGGAACTATGTTGGTGGTGATGTATGGTTTTCTGCAGTTGTTCCGGCTAGTGGTAATATGCAATTTGATGGACAAGCTGGTACGATGGCTGATGGCGCTATGGCATTGTATACTGGTACTTGTACATCACTTGCTTTAGTAACTTGCGATGATAATAGTAGTTCTAATTTTGGTATGCCTAATATTACAAGAACAGGATTATTACCTGGTTCAACAGTATATATTAGATTTTGGGAATATGGAAATGATGCTCTTGGTACTTTTGGTATTTGTGCTCATACTTATGTTCCGCCAATTCCAAATAATCAGGATTGTTTGGGTGCTATTCCCATTACTCAAAATACATATAGTTGTACTTATTCATATTCCGGAACAGGAAATATTTTAGGTGAAATAAATCCTGTATTATCATGTTTAGGTGCAGGTGAAAAAAATGATGTATGGTACACTTTTACTGTACAAACAAGTGGAAATTTAAATTTCACAATCAATCCGAATAATAATACTAATGATTATGATTGGGCTGTTTTCAATTTAACTTACAATAACTGCCAGGATATAAAAACCAATGCTTCACTAGCAGCTAGCTGTAGTTTTATCGGAAGCACAACAGTCTACAATAATGCTTCTTGTACAACAACTATTCCTAGTGAACAAGGGAATACAGGTCCAAATGGATATTTTCTCGGTTGCAACACTCTTAATGAACCTGTAATACCTGTAATTGCAGGAGAAACGTATGTTATTAATGTTAGTCAGTATTCTGCTTCAGTTGATGGTTATACTATTGATTTTGGAGCATCAACAGCTTTACTATTTGATACTATACCATCACCATTTAGCTCAATAAATACTCCAATTCCTTGTGGTGCAACTTCAATAAATGTAAGCTTTAGTAAAAACATTAAATGTAATACAGTAAGTATTGACGATTTCAGTCTTATTGGACCTGACACAAATTATACAATAACTTCAATTTCCTCAGCCAATTGCGTTTCAGGTGCAACATACGATAGTATATTTACGATAACAATAAGCCCTCCCATTTCAGCTAACGGCATATTTACTTTATCTTTATTACCAGTAATCGTTGCAGGTTCAATTTCTGATACTGCTGGAAACATATTGCCTCCTGATAGTTATTATTTTACAATTAATAATTTAACTTCAACAACAAGTCAAAGTAATGTTTTATGTTATGGAGCTTCAACGGGTCAGGCTTCTGTATACGGAAGTGGAGGCACTTCATTTTATTCGTATTTATGGTCAACAGGGGCAACAACTCAAACAATTTCAGGGCTAGCTGCAGGAATTTACGCTGTTACAACCAGCGACATAGGTGGATGTCCATTTATTTCAACTGTGACAATAACACAACCTTCTGTTTTGGGAAATACTTTTACATCTACAAATCCAACTTGTTATGGTTTTTGTGATGGTGTATTAAGTACCAGTATTACCGGAGGAACATTACCTTATTCATACCAATGGAACGATCCTATTTTACAAACAACTCAAACTGCAATTGCATTATGCACAGGATCTTATAGCGTAACAATCAGCGATGCAAATAACTGTACTTTAGTTGCAACTAATTTAATTGGTCAGTCACCACAAATAACAACATCTGCGATAACTGGTGATTCTCATTGTAATCAATCAGACGGTGCCATAACACTAACTGTAACCAATGGGGTTGCACCTTTTACATTTATATGGTCAAATGCTGCAAATACTCAAAATTTAGCAGGGGTGCCAGCAGGAAGTTATTCAGTTACCATAACAGATGTTAATGGATGTACAGGTACAGGAACATATTCAATAAATAATCTTTCTGGTCCAGTTGCTTCAATAACCCCTTCAACAAACATTTTATGTTTTGGTCAATGTATTGGTGAAGCTATTGCTGGAGAATCAGGCGGAACAGCACCATTTACTTATTTATGGGATAATTCTCAAACAAGTCAAACTGGAACTTCATTATGTGCAGGAATGCATTCTGCAACAGTTACTGATGCGCATGGGTGTGCTGCTATTGCATATATTTCATTAACACAACCACCATTACTTACAACAGAGATAAACAACTCGACAAATGTTAGTTGTTTAAATGGAAACAATGGATATGCTCAGATTAATGTTACTGGAGGTAGTCCAGGATATTCTCTCATCTGGAGTAATAGTGAAGTAACTGAATCTATCAGCAATTTAATTGCAGATGTATATTTTGTTACGGTTACAGATATAAATGGATGTACTTCCTCTTCACAAGTAACTATAACTGAGCCTCCGGCATTATCAGTTTCATTATCCGAAATAAATGAAACTTGCTTTAATTATTGTGATGGTCAGATATTTTCTACTGCTACAGGTGGAACTATTCCATATACATATACATGGTCAAATAATCAGAATACAGCAAACATTGACCATTTATGTGCAGGAGCATATATATTAACGGTTGTTGATATTAATGGTTGTTCAAACACGGCTAGTATAGTAATTACAAGTAATCCACTACCCATACTTATTATTACTAACCCATCAGAAGTCTGTTCTCCAAATGTAATTGATATTTCATCATCAACAATAACAACAGGTAGTTCTATGGGCACATTAAGTTATTGGCAAGATCCATCAGCTTCTATTTCATTAATTCCAACTTTTTATACCGCTATTGATACAAGTGGGACTTATTATATAAAATTAGATTCAGCGGGATGCTACGTTATTGAACCAATAACAATTAACATAAGAGAAGATTGTGTATGGCCAGGAGATGCTGATAATGATAAATCAGTTTCTAATTTTGATTTGTTACCAATAGGTTTATATTATGGTCAAACAGGTTTTGCTCGTTCTATTCAAAGCAATACTTGGCAAAGTTTTCTTTCTGATAACTGGGGAACAATACAACAAAATGGATTTGACATTAAACATATCGACTGTAATGGCGATGGGTCAATTAATAATTCAGACACTCTGGCAATTAATTTGAATTTCTCGTTTTCACATTCAAAAGCAAATAAAAATTTAAGCTATAAAACGTATCCAGATTTGTACTTTGTTACAACAAATAATACTTATTTTCCTGGCGATTGGGTTAATTTAGATATTATGGCTGGTAATTCTTCAAATCCGGTAAATAATTTATATGGAATAGCATTTAATATAAATTTTGACACGTCATTAATTCAACCAGGAACCGGATGTGTAAATTACCCCAATTCCTGGTTCGCAACACCAGGAACAAATTCTATAAAATTTTCTTCAATAAACGAATCGTCAAATACAGTTTATGCTGCAGAAACAAGAATTAACCATATTAGTATTGATGGATATGGGTTAATTGCTACTTTCAGGTTCAAATTAAAATCTACAATTTCATCATCAACAATAATGAATTTTTACTTTTCAGATTACTTATCATATAATTCTTCTGGAGATAGTTTATATTTTAATTTATTATCTGATACTATTCAAATATCCACAACCCAAATAATAGTCGATGAAAATACTGAATCTGATCAGCTTTTAATTTATCCAAACCCAAACAATGGAAAATTTACAATAGAATTTACAAATCCAGAAACAAAAAGCAATAGAGTTACGATAACTGACTTTACAGGTAAGATAATTTATGAAACTACTTTAAAAACTGAAAAGATTATTTTCCAAGAATTTGAATTAGCTTCTGGCGTTTATTTCGTAAAAGTAACAGGCAATAAAGTTTACAATAAAAAATTAATAATTAAGTAA
- a CDS encoding gliding motility-associated C-terminal domain-containing protein: MKKIITLIFLVSLSQIIFSQTYQINTYNGQTINTCSGTFYDSGGDAGSYAVSEDYSVTFHSNNGTQIYISFFNTAGTFDTEANYDYLDVYDGQNTSAPYLGRATGNEFFSVASHSGYLHFVWHSDGSVTATGWKGIISCVSTGSGSPSDQDCLGAIPICGNSYYTTLSYSGSGNYGYELDGVSSCLRAGEKNDVWYVFNVQQAGNLTFSIIPNSASNDYDWAVYNITNNTCNDLFLNDALEVSCNYSALTGSTGCATGSTSNHQNGSASSTNWNAPIPVVVGQTYVINVSNWSTTGQSGYTIDFSSSSGTVVDVTPPYLQQITSSPACGQSTVTFNFSERVLCSSVQNGDFTVTGPGGPYSITSVNCNAGTTESESFTITLNQNLTAGGSYNLNLVGQVSDACNNLINSNSLSFSVSGVSATATINSHVNCSGGNNGSATAAGSGGTPPYTYLWSNAATTATVSSLTAGTYTVTVRDNLGLCNTTASVVITQPSVLSSSIVRTNVNCNGGNNGTATVSASGGTAGYTYLWSNSQTTATISGLIANNYSVTVTDSHSCTSVSSTTVSQPAVVSGSISAQTNVNCNGGNNGSATVLAAGGTSPYTYLWSNSQTGATATTLIAGTYTVTIRDVNNCTGTQSATINQPTVLTATSSATNTSCNGGNNGTATTTPSGGTSPYSYIWFPSGQTTATATNLTPNNYSVTITDSHGCTLVKTATVGQPGAIGLTTSKTDATCGNSNGSATVSASGGTPSYTYAWSNSGSTATITNLLAGSYTVTVRDANNCSSVSTVSVNNTGAPSVSLTASSNVSCFGGSNGSATISATGGTPGYSYLWSNGGTGTSISGVVSNSYSVTVTDALGCQASTSVNITQPTAVSATVTGNVSPLCFGGTNGTATVSASGGTPGYTYLWSNSATTATATGLGAGSYSVTVYDSRSCSSTSSTNITQPSQLSSVISSTTNVNCNSGSDGSASVTASGGTVSYTYLWSNGGSTATITNLATGSYSVTVTDSHSCTSTTSTTINQPSALLLTIPSVSNVACNGGSNGSATATTTGGTAGYTYSWSNGTPTANNSGLTAGTYSVTVTDSHSCTATSSINISEPTLLSASASQSQQISCFGGNNGTASASATGGTPSYSYHWSNGSNNANTGGLSNGVYTVTVTDINLCTSVATLNVVEPQLISLNSVTDSVLCYGLSTGQIDLTVSGGTSPFSYLWNDNSTNEDRSNIPVGTYTVTVTDNNICTSVYSVSVYQSANLTATFTIADAHCGLNDGSLTVNATGGTPGYLYQWDANAANQTTALASNLISGSYNVTITDNHSCNFVFTGNVSDLNAAVVAFDVTTNNLCFEDSLGFAHSVVTSGGTSPFTFLWSNGSVTDSIYNVAAGTYSVTVTDANGCITIQSVNITEPSELQLSISSITPILCYGGNNGSVTINVTGGTSPYSYLWSNLATTPTISNLTAGTYQLTVTDLNNCIRTFSGPFTEPTQISSVILEPTLPKCYNSNNGQAIVIASGGTAPFSFIWNDALNTPNDTVSTLAGNADYIVTITDINSCTHTDTVHINAPIQLNITGNTIQANCSASNGSANIAVTGGTAPYTYIWTTGSQNDTIINLASGNYTVTVYDSNACSATYTANINNISAGTVQVTQLTNVLCYGSSTGSITATMLGGTPPFSFIWSSGETTGTVSNMSAGSYSVTVSDNNNCSDDTTITITQPTSGLSSSITSNNISCIGSNNGTLIANASGGTTPYTYLWTGGSTNSTVTGLPSGIYNLTVSDANNCTSTNIATISQPTALSYSVTYTNPTCGNGTNGTASVINTNGGTPPYTYAWTGGISDSIATGLSAGVYTVTITDSHMCDTVSIVTLFDPLSFVISDTAIGLDANNMGYITLTVTGGQLPYTYLWSNGNTNASNTNLPAGDYIITITDANTCAMVDTFTIDIPLEIPTVITPNGDGKNDDFEIIGIAGYSDVSIEIFNRWGDVLFSFNGTGMEYTDAAKRWNGIFNGNDLPMGGYVYIVKLGEDKDPVTGVVSIIR; the protein is encoded by the coding sequence ATACAACTCTTTCATACTCTGGATCTGGAAATTATGGATATGAACTTGATGGTGTATCTTCTTGTTTAAGAGCAGGAGAAAAAAATGATGTATGGTATGTATTTAACGTTCAACAAGCAGGAAATTTAACATTTTCTATAATCCCAAACAGTGCTTCTAATGATTATGATTGGGCAGTTTATAATATAACAAATAATACATGTAACGACTTATTTTTAAATGATGCTCTTGAGGTTAGTTGTAACTATTCTGCCTTGACAGGTAGTACAGGATGTGCTACCGGAAGTACTTCGAATCATCAGAATGGAAGTGCATCCAGCACTAACTGGAATGCACCTATACCGGTTGTGGTTGGGCAAACATATGTAATTAATGTAAGTAACTGGAGTACTACGGGGCAATCCGGTTATACAATTGACTTTAGTTCAAGCTCCGGAACTGTAGTTGATGTTACACCACCATATTTGCAACAAATTACTAGTTCTCCTGCATGTGGTCAGAGTACAGTTACTTTTAATTTTAGTGAAAGAGTTTTATGTAGCTCTGTCCAAAACGGTGACTTTACTGTTACCGGACCAGGTGGACCTTATTCTATTACAAGCGTAAACTGCAATGCAGGAACAACTGAAAGTGAATCATTTACAATTACACTTAATCAAAATTTAACTGCTGGAGGTAGCTATAATTTAAACCTAGTAGGTCAGGTATCTGATGCTTGTAATAACCTTATTAACAGCAATAGTTTATCATTTTCTGTTTCCGGCGTAAGTGCAACTGCTACAATTAACAGTCACGTAAATTGTAGTGGTGGAAATAATGGAAGTGCAACTGCAGCTGGTAGTGGTGGTACACCTCCATATACATACTTATGGAGTAATGCAGCAACAACTGCAACTGTATCAAGTCTTACTGCTGGAACTTATACAGTTACTGTAAGAGACAATTTAGGATTATGTAACACCACAGCATCTGTTGTAATTACCCAACCATCTGTTTTAAGCTCATCAATTGTAAGAACCAATGTTAACTGTAATGGAGGAAACAATGGAACTGCAACAGTTAGTGCTTCAGGAGGTACTGCAGGATATACATACCTATGGTCAAACTCACAAACAACAGCTACAATTAGCGGATTAATTGCTAACAATTACTCTGTAACAGTTACTGATTCTCATTCATGCACATCTGTATCTTCAACAACAGTTTCACAACCTGCTGTAGTATCTGGTTCTATTTCTGCACAAACTAATGTTAATTGTAATGGTGGCAACAATGGATCTGCTACTGTACTTGCAGCTGGAGGAACTTCGCCATATACTTATCTTTGGTCAAACTCACAAACAGGAGCAACAGCTACAACTCTTATTGCAGGAACTTATACTGTCACAATTAGAGATGTTAACAATTGTACTGGTACTCAATCAGCAACGATCAACCAACCTACAGTATTAACCGCAACCTCATCAGCAACAAACACAAGTTGTAATGGTGGAAATAATGGAACTGCTACTACAACACCTTCAGGAGGAACAAGTCCATACTCATATATTTGGTTCCCAAGCGGTCAAACAACAGCAACAGCAACAAATTTAACTCCTAATAACTATAGTGTAACAATTACTGATTCACATGGATGTACTCTAGTTAAAACTGCAACTGTCGGACAACCTGGCGCAATTGGTTTAACAACTAGCAAAACAGATGCTACATGCGGAAACTCTAATGGAAGTGCTACTGTTAGTGCATCAGGAGGAACACCTTCTTATACCTATGCTTGGTCAAACAGTGGATCAACAGCAACAATAACAAATCTTTTAGCAGGTTCTTATACTGTTACTGTAAGGGATGCAAATAATTGTTCAAGTGTTTCCACAGTTTCTGTAAATAATACCGGAGCTCCATCTGTTTCATTAACTGCCTCTTCTAATGTATCTTGTTTTGGTGGCAGTAATGGCAGCGCAACAATTTCTGCAACAGGAGGAACCCCTGGTTATTCTTATCTGTGGTCAAACGGAGGAACCGGAACTTCTATATCAGGCGTAGTATCTAATAGCTATAGTGTTACTGTTACAGATGCTTTAGGTTGTCAGGCATCAACTTCAGTAAACATTACACAACCGACTGCTGTTTCTGCAACAGTTACAGGAAATGTAAGTCCTTTATGTTTTGGTGGGACAAACGGAACTGCAACTGTTAGTGCTTCAGGTGGAACACCAGGTTATACATATTTATGGTCAAATAGTGCAACAACTGCAACGGCAACAGGACTTGGTGCAGGATCATATTCTGTTACAGTATATGATTCAAGAAGTTGTTCTTCTACTTCCTCAACTAACATTACTCAACCATCGCAGCTTTCTTCTGTAATTTCTTCAACCACAAACGTAAATTGCAATAGTGGTTCTGACGGATCTGCTTCAGTTACTGCTTCAGGTGGTACAGTTAGTTATACATATTTATGGAGTAATGGAGGATCAACTGCAACAATAACTAATCTGGCTACAGGAAGTTATTCAGTTACAGTTACTGATTCGCACTCATGTACATCAACTACATCAACAACAATAAACCAACCTTCAGCTTTATTATTAACAATACCATCTGTATCAAATGTTGCTTGTAATGGTGGAAGTAATGGTTCTGCAACAGCAACTACAACTGGTGGAACTGCAGGATACACATATTCATGGTCAAATGGAACACCTACTGCAAACAATTCCGGATTAACTGCCGGAACCTATTCTGTTACTGTAACAGATAGTCACAGTTGTACAGCAACCAGTTCAATTAACATTTCAGAACCAACACTTCTTTCTGCTTCAGCCAGTCAATCACAACAAATAAGCTGTTTTGGTGGAAATAATGGAACAGCTTCGGCATCTGCTACAGGAGGTACTCCTTCTTATTCATATCATTGGTCAAATGGAAGTAATAACGCAAATACAGGTGGCTTAAGTAACGGAGTATATACTGTTACAGTTACCGACATAAACCTTTGTACGTCAGTTGCTACTTTAAATGTAGTTGAACCACAATTAATATCACTAAACTCAGTTACCGATTCTGTACTTTGTTATGGATTATCTACAGGACAAATTGATTTAACTGTTTCTGGTGGAACTTCACCTTTCTCTTATCTATGGAATGATAATTCAACTAATGAAGACAGATCAAATATTCCAGTTGGAACATATACTGTTACAGTTACCGACAATAATATTTGTACTTCTGTATATTCTGTTTCTGTTTATCAGTCGGCAAATTTAACAGCTACTTTTACAATAGCTGATGCTCACTGTGGTTTAAATGATGGAAGCTTAACTGTTAATGCTACAGGTGGAACACCAGGGTACTTATATCAATGGGATGCAAATGCTGCAAACCAAACAACAGCACTTGCCTCAAATCTTATCTCAGGTAGTTATAATGTAACTATTACTGACAATCATTCATGTAATTTTGTGTTTACAGGAAATGTATCTGACTTAAATGCCGCAGTTGTTGCATTTGATGTTACAACAAATAACCTTTGTTTTGAAGATTCACTTGGATTTGCACATTCTGTTGTTACAAGTGGTGGCACCTCGCCTTTCACTTTCTTATGGTCAAATGGAAGTGTTACAGACTCAATTTATAATGTAGCAGCAGGGACATATTCTGTCACTGTAACTGATGCAAATGGCTGTATTACTATCCAATCTGTTAATATTACAGAACCATCAGAATTGCAACTTTCTATCAGCTCAATTACTCCTATACTATGTTACGGAGGAAACAATGGAAGTGTAACTATTAATGTTACAGGTGGCACAAGCCCTTACTCTTATTTATGGAGTAACTTAGCTACAACCCCAACAATATCGAACTTAACTGCTGGCACATATCAATTAACAGTTACCGACTTAAATAATTGCATAAGAACATTTAGTGGCCCATTTACTGAACCAACGCAAATCAGTTCAGTAATTTTAGAACCAACTTTGCCAAAATGTTATAATAGTAACAACGGACAGGCAATAGTAATAGCAAGCGGTGGTACAGCACCATTTAGTTTTATATGGAATGATGCTTTAAATACACCTAATGATACAGTATCTACATTAGCAGGTAATGCAGATTATATTGTTACGATTACTGATATAAATAGCTGTACCCATACAGATACAGTTCATATTAATGCTCCTATTCAACTTAATATTACAGGAAATACAATTCAAGCTAACTGTAGTGCAAGTAATGGTTCTGCTAACATTGCTGTTACCGGTGGAACTGCACCATATACATACATTTGGACAACAGGTTCACAAAATGATACAATTATTAATTTAGCATCTGGAAATTATACTGTAACAGTATATGATTCCAATGCTTGTAGCGCTACATATACTGCCAATATTAACAATATCTCTGCCGGAACAGTTCAGGTTACTCAATTAACAAATGTACTTTGTTACGGAAGCTCAACCGGATCAATAACAGCAACAATGTTAGGCGGAACCCCTCCTTTCAGCTTTATCTGGAGTTCAGGAGAAACAACAGGCACTGTAAGTAATATGAGTGCAGGCAGTTATTCAGTAACAGTTTCAGATAACAATAACTGTAGCGACGATACAACAATAACCATAACCCAACCAACAAGCGGATTAAGCTCAAGTATTACTTCAAATAATATTTCTTGTATTGGTAGTAACAATGGAACATTAATAGCAAATGCATCAGGAGGTACAACACCATACACTTATTTATGGACAGGTGGAAGCACTAATTCTACTGTTACAGGATTACCTTCAGGCATATACAACCTAACCGTAAGCGATGCTAACAACTGTACTTCTACAAATATTGCAACAATTAGTCAACCTACTGCATTAAGCTATTCAGTTACTTATACTAATCCAACATGCGGAAACGGCACAAATGGAACTGCCTCAGTTATTAATACAAATGGCGGAACACCTCCATACACTTATGCATGGACAGGTGGAATATCGGATTCAATAGCTACAGGTTTATCAGCAGGAGTATACACCGTTACAATTACTGATTCGCATATGTGCGATACTGTGTCGATTGTTACATTATTTGATCCATTATCATTTGTTATTTCTGATACTGCAATCGGACTTGATGCAAATAATATGGGATATATTACACTAACTGTTACAGGAGGTCAATTACCTTACACTTATTTGTGGTCAAATGGAAATACAAATGCAAGCAATACTAATCTTCCTGCAGGTGATTATATAATAACAATTACTGACGCAAATACATGTGCAATGGTTGACACATTTACAATTGACATTCCACTTGAAATACCTACAGTTATTACACCTAATGGCGATGGCAAAAACGATGATTTTGAAATTATCGGAATTGCGGGATATTCTGATGTATCTATTGAAATATTTAACCGTTGGGGTGATGTTCTTTTTAGCTTTAATGGTACAGGAATGGAATATACAGATGCAGCAAAAAGATGGAATGGTATATTTAACGGAAATGATTTACCAATGGGAGGATATGTATACATTGTTAAATTAGGAGAAGATAAAGATCCGGTTACCGGAGTAGTCTCAATAATAAGGTAA